Proteins encoded by one window of Streptomyces uncialis:
- a CDS encoding MMPL family transporter has product MAALARWCVRRRLVVVLLWLLALGATAAAAALTGSAYSNDYEVPGTESGRATELLAQGFPGAGGDSDTIVWHTERGTVRAAAVEQTMTRTLAEVAALPTVADVTSPYGEPGADGPGAATRISADGRTAYATLTFDRPVGELTAAHADAVVTTAQRAAGDDLRVELGGTAVALTEPLGGHLAEAVGVAVAAVVLFLAFGSLAASLLPIATALVSVGTAYGGIVLLGHTMTVADFAPMLGLLIGLGVGIDYALFIVTRHRQGLKRGLSVEESAVRAVATTGRAVVFAGATVCIALLGMLILRLGFLNGVAIAASLTVVLTVAASVTLLPALLAWIGPRALSRRERRRLAEHGPAPEVPTGLAARWSAFVERHPKLLGALALAVITVLALPTLSLHLGTSDQGNNPETATTRQAYDLLADGFGPGVNGPLTLVAELRGADDRLAFDGLAATLRSTENVASVTPAVHNGAGDTAVLTVVPGSAPQSQETSALVDRLRTEVLPRAEHGTSLDVHVGGVTAGYDDFAEIIVGKLPLFVGVVIALGCLLLLLAFRSIGIPVKAAVMNIAAVAGAFGVVVAIFQWGWGSELLGLGRAGPIEPFLPVIMVSVLFGLSMDYQVFLVSRMYEEWLETRDNRRAVRVGLAETSRVINSAAVIMISVFLAFVLTGDRVIAMFGIALAAAVALDAFVLRTLLVPALMHMLGGANWWLPRRLDRLLPRISIEAPKAATGDPAGHATIPARRDAPTHADV; this is encoded by the coding sequence GTGGCAGCACTCGCGCGATGGTGCGTCCGCCGACGCCTCGTGGTCGTCCTGCTGTGGCTCCTCGCCCTCGGCGCCACGGCCGCCGCCGCGGCCCTCACCGGCTCCGCGTACTCCAACGACTACGAGGTCCCCGGCACCGAGTCCGGCCGCGCCACCGAGCTCCTCGCCCAGGGCTTCCCCGGCGCGGGCGGTGACAGCGACACCATCGTCTGGCACACCGAACGCGGCACGGTACGCGCCGCCGCCGTCGAACAGACCATGACCCGGACCCTCGCCGAGGTCGCGGCACTGCCCACCGTCGCCGATGTCACCAGCCCGTACGGTGAGCCGGGCGCCGACGGACCCGGCGCCGCCACCCGGATCAGCGCCGACGGCCGCACCGCCTACGCCACCCTCACCTTCGACCGGCCGGTCGGTGAACTGACCGCGGCCCACGCCGACGCCGTCGTCACCACGGCCCAGCGGGCCGCGGGCGACGACCTCCGCGTCGAACTCGGCGGCACCGCCGTCGCCCTCACCGAACCGCTCGGCGGACATCTCGCGGAGGCCGTGGGTGTCGCCGTCGCCGCCGTCGTCCTCTTCCTGGCCTTCGGCTCCCTCGCCGCGTCCCTGCTGCCCATCGCCACGGCCCTCGTCAGCGTCGGCACCGCCTACGGCGGGATCGTGCTGCTCGGCCACACCATGACCGTCGCGGACTTCGCCCCCATGCTCGGCCTGCTCATCGGCCTCGGCGTCGGCATCGACTACGCGCTGTTCATCGTCACCCGCCACCGGCAGGGCCTCAAACGCGGCTTGTCCGTCGAGGAGTCCGCGGTCCGGGCCGTCGCCACCACCGGCCGCGCCGTCGTCTTCGCGGGCGCCACCGTCTGCATCGCCCTGCTCGGCATGCTGATCCTGCGGCTCGGCTTCCTCAACGGGGTCGCCATCGCCGCGTCCCTCACCGTCGTCCTGACCGTCGCCGCGTCCGTGACCCTGCTGCCCGCGCTGCTCGCCTGGATCGGCCCCCGCGCGCTCAGCCGCCGCGAACGCCGACGGCTGGCCGAGCACGGACCCGCACCCGAGGTCCCCACCGGTCTCGCCGCCCGCTGGTCCGCCTTCGTCGAACGGCATCCCAAACTCCTCGGCGCTCTCGCCCTCGCCGTGATCACGGTCCTCGCGCTGCCCACCCTCTCGCTGCACCTCGGCACCTCCGACCAGGGCAACAACCCGGAGACGGCCACCACCCGCCAGGCCTACGACCTCCTCGCCGACGGGTTCGGCCCCGGGGTCAACGGCCCCCTCACCCTCGTCGCCGAACTCCGCGGCGCCGACGACCGCCTCGCCTTCGACGGCCTCGCCGCCACCCTGCGCAGCACCGAGAACGTCGCGTCCGTCACCCCGGCCGTCCACAACGGCGCCGGTGACACCGCGGTCCTCACCGTCGTCCCCGGGTCCGCGCCGCAGTCCCAGGAGACCAGCGCGCTCGTCGACCGGCTGCGCACCGAGGTCCTGCCCCGCGCCGAGCACGGCACCTCCCTCGACGTCCACGTCGGGGGTGTGACCGCCGGATACGACGACTTCGCCGAGATCATCGTCGGCAAGCTCCCGCTCTTCGTCGGGGTCGTCATCGCCCTCGGCTGTCTGCTGCTCCTGCTGGCCTTCCGCTCCATCGGTATCCCCGTCAAGGCCGCCGTCATGAACATCGCCGCCGTGGCCGGGGCCTTCGGCGTCGTCGTCGCGATCTTCCAGTGGGGCTGGGGCAGCGAACTCCTCGGCCTCGGCCGCGCCGGGCCCATCGAACCGTTCCTCCCCGTCATCATGGTGTCCGTCCTCTTCGGGCTCTCCATGGACTACCAGGTCTTCCTGGTGAGCCGGATGTACGAGGAATGGCTGGAGACCCGGGACAACCGCCGCGCGGTACGGGTCGGACTCGCGGAGACCAGCCGCGTGATCAACTCCGCGGCGGTCATCATGATCTCCGTCTTCCTCGCCTTCGTCCTCACCGGCGACCGGGTCATCGCCATGTTCGGCATCGCGCTCGCCGCGGCCGTCGCCCTGGACGCCTTCGTCCTGCGCACCCTCCTGGTGCCCGCCCTGATGCATATGCTCGGCGGCGCCAACTGGTGGCTGCCGCGCCGGCTGGACCGGCTGCTGCCCCGTATCAGCATCGAGGCGCCGAAAGCCGCTACCGGTGATCCGGCGGGACATGCGACGATTCCCGCGCGG
- the gatB gene encoding Asp-tRNA(Asn)/Glu-tRNA(Gln) amidotransferase subunit GatB — protein sequence MTVTTDLVSYEDALASYDPVMGLEVHVELGTRTKMFCGCATELGAEPNAQTCPTCLGMPGSLPVVNAIGVESAIKIGLALHCEIAEWCRFARKNYFYPDMPKNFQTSQYDEPIAFNGYLDVQLEDGEVFRVDIERAHMEEDTGKSTHVGGATGRIHGASHSLLDYNRAGIPLIEIVTKPITGAGERAPEVAKAYVAELRELIRALGVSEARMEMGQMRCDVNLSLRPHGREKFGTRSETKNVNSLRSVERAARFEIQRHAAVLNTGGTIVQETRHFHEDTGSTTSGRIKEEAEDYRYFPEPDLVPVAPAREWVEELRAGLPELPRVRRNRLREEWGVTEHDMQSILNAGAVDLIAATIEEGADSAAARKWWMGELARNANESGRALDALGITPAAVARVAALVASGDLNDKLARQVIEGVLAGEGTPDEVVEKRGLKVVSDEGALTTAVDEAIAGNPGIADKIRGGKVQAAGALVGAVMKATRGQADAARVKELILERLGVEG from the coding sequence GTGACTGTCACGACCGACCTGGTGTCGTACGAGGACGCGCTCGCGTCGTACGACCCCGTCATGGGCCTGGAGGTCCATGTCGAGCTCGGCACCAGGACCAAGATGTTCTGCGGCTGCGCCACGGAACTGGGCGCGGAGCCCAATGCCCAGACCTGCCCGACCTGTCTCGGCATGCCGGGCTCCCTGCCGGTCGTCAACGCGATCGGCGTGGAGTCCGCGATCAAGATCGGTCTCGCGCTGCACTGCGAGATCGCCGAGTGGTGCCGCTTCGCCCGGAAGAACTACTTCTATCCGGACATGCCGAAGAACTTCCAGACCTCCCAGTACGACGAGCCGATCGCCTTCAACGGCTATCTGGACGTCCAGCTGGAGGACGGCGAGGTCTTCCGCGTGGACATCGAGCGCGCCCATATGGAGGAGGACACCGGCAAGTCGACACATGTGGGCGGCGCCACCGGCCGAATCCACGGCGCCTCGCACTCGCTCCTCGACTACAACCGCGCGGGCATCCCCCTCATCGAGATCGTCACCAAGCCGATCACCGGCGCCGGTGAGCGCGCTCCCGAGGTCGCCAAGGCGTATGTCGCGGAGCTGCGTGAGCTGATCCGGGCGCTCGGTGTCTCCGAGGCCCGGATGGAGATGGGCCAGATGCGCTGCGATGTGAACCTGTCGCTGCGTCCCCACGGCCGCGAGAAGTTCGGCACCCGCAGCGAGACGAAGAACGTCAACTCGCTGCGCTCCGTCGAGCGTGCCGCCCGCTTCGAGATCCAGCGGCACGCCGCGGTCCTGAACACCGGCGGCACCATCGTCCAGGAGACCCGGCACTTCCACGAGGACACCGGCTCCACCACCTCCGGCCGGATCAAGGAGGAGGCGGAGGACTACCGGTACTTCCCGGAGCCCGATCTGGTGCCCGTCGCCCCGGCCCGGGAATGGGTCGAGGAACTGCGGGCCGGGCTGCCCGAGCTGCCGCGCGTACGCCGTAACCGGCTGCGCGAGGAGTGGGGCGTCACCGAGCACGACATGCAGTCCATCCTCAACGCCGGGGCGGTCGACCTGATCGCCGCGACCATCGAGGAGGGCGCCGACTCCGCCGCCGCCCGCAAGTGGTGGATGGGCGAGCTGGCCCGCAACGCCAACGAGTCCGGTCGGGCCCTGGACGCGCTGGGGATCACCCCCGCCGCGGTCGCGCGGGTCGCCGCGCTCGTCGCGTCGGGCGACCTCAACGACAAGCTCGCCCGGCAGGTCATCGAGGGTGTGCTGGCCGGTGAGGGCACGCCGGACGAGGTCGTCGAGAAGCGTGGCCTGAAGGTCGTCTCCGACGAGGGCGCGCTCACCACCGCCGTCGACGAGGCCATCGCCGGGAACCCGGGCATCGCGGACAAGATCCGCGGTGGCAAGGTCCAGGCGGCGGGCGCCCTGGTGGGTGCCGTCATGAAGGCCACCCGCGGGCAGGCCGACGCGGCCCGGGTCAAGGAACTGATCCTGGAGCGTCTCGGCGTCGAGGGCTGA
- the gatA gene encoding Asp-tRNA(Asn)/Glu-tRNA(Gln) amidotransferase subunit GatA produces the protein MNSIIRLTAAETAARIASGELTAVEVTEAHLARIEAVDEKVHAFLHVDREGALAQARTVDAKRAAGEKLGPLAGVPLALKDIFTTDGIPTTVGSKILEGWIPPYDATLTKKLKAADVVILGKTNMDEFAMGSSTENSAYGPTGNPWDLTRVPGGSGGGSSAALASYQAPLAIGTDTGGSIRQPAALTGTVGVKPTYGGVSRYGMVAFSSSLDQGGPCARTVLDAALLHEVIGGHDPLDSTSIDAPVPPVVEAARNGSVAGMRVGVVKQFRGEGYQAGVVQRFDESVALLKELGAEIVELDCPSFDLALSAYYLIAPSECSSNLARFDAMRYGLRVGDDGTRSAEEVTAITRDAGFGDEVKRRIMLGTYALSSGYYDAYYGSAQKVRTLITRDFEKAFERVDVIVSPTTPTTAFAIGERADDPMAMYLADLCTIPTNLAGNAAMSLPCGLAPEDGLPVGLQIIAPAMKDDRLYKVGAAVEAAFVERWGHPLLEEAPSL, from the coding sequence ATGAACAGCATCATCAGGCTGACCGCCGCCGAAACAGCGGCGCGCATCGCTTCCGGCGAGCTGACGGCCGTCGAGGTCACCGAGGCCCACCTGGCCCGGATCGAGGCCGTCGACGAGAAGGTCCACGCGTTCCTGCACGTGGACCGCGAGGGCGCCCTCGCCCAGGCCCGCACGGTGGACGCCAAGCGCGCGGCGGGCGAGAAGCTCGGCCCCCTCGCGGGCGTACCGCTCGCGCTCAAGGACATCTTCACCACCGACGGCATCCCGACCACCGTCGGCTCGAAGATCCTCGAAGGCTGGATCCCGCCGTACGACGCGACCCTCACGAAGAAGCTGAAGGCCGCCGACGTCGTGATCCTCGGCAAGACCAACATGGACGAGTTCGCCATGGGGTCGTCGACGGAGAACAGCGCGTACGGCCCCACGGGCAACCCGTGGGACCTGACCCGGGTCCCGGGCGGCTCCGGCGGCGGCTCGTCCGCGGCGCTCGCCTCGTACCAGGCGCCCCTCGCGATCGGTACGGACACCGGCGGCTCGATCCGTCAGCCCGCCGCCCTGACCGGCACGGTCGGGGTCAAGCCGACGTACGGCGGGGTCTCCCGCTACGGCATGGTCGCGTTCTCCAGCTCGCTGGACCAGGGCGGCCCCTGTGCGCGTACCGTCCTCGACGCGGCCCTGCTGCACGAGGTCATCGGCGGCCACGACCCGCTGGACTCGACGTCCATCGACGCCCCCGTACCGCCGGTCGTGGAGGCCGCGCGCAACGGTTCCGTGGCGGGTATGCGGGTCGGTGTCGTCAAGCAGTTCCGCGGCGAGGGCTACCAGGCCGGCGTCGTCCAGCGGTTCGACGAGTCCGTCGCGCTGCTCAAGGAGCTGGGCGCCGAGATCGTCGAGCTGGACTGCCCGTCCTTCGACCTGGCGCTCTCCGCGTACTACCTGATCGCGCCGTCCGAGTGCTCCAGCAACCTGGCCCGCTTCGACGCGATGCGCTACGGGCTGCGGGTCGGCGACGACGGCACCCGTTCGGCCGAGGAGGTCACCGCGATCACCCGTGACGCCGGTTTCGGCGACGAGGTCAAGCGGCGGATCATGCTCGGCACGTACGCGCTCAGCTCCGGCTACTACGACGCGTACTACGGCAGCGCCCAGAAGGTCCGCACCCTGATCACCCGGGACTTCGAGAAGGCGTTCGAGCGGGTCGACGTGATCGTGTCGCCCACGACGCCCACCACCGCCTTCGCGATCGGTGAACGCGCGGACGACCCGATGGCGATGTACCTCGCGGACCTGTGCACCATCCCCACCAACCTGGCGGGCAACGCGGCCATGTCGCTGCCCTGCGGCCTCGCGCCCGAGGACGGTCTGCCGGTCGGTCTCCAGATCATCGCCCCGGCGATGAAGGACGACCGGCTGTACAAGGTCGGTGCCGCCGTCGAGGCGGCGTTCGTGGAACGCTGGGGTCATCCGCTGCTAGAGGAGGCACCGTCGCTGTGA
- the gatC gene encoding Asp-tRNA(Asn)/Glu-tRNA(Gln) amidotransferase subunit GatC produces MPGITREEVAHLARLARLDLKSEELDHFAGQLDDIIGAVARVAEVADQDVPPTSHPLPLTNVMRADEVRPSLTPEQALSGAPAHEQQRFKVPQILGED; encoded by the coding sequence ATGCCTGGCATCACGCGCGAGGAGGTCGCCCACCTCGCACGGCTGGCACGCCTGGACCTGAAGAGCGAAGAACTCGACCACTTCGCCGGTCAGCTCGACGACATCATCGGCGCGGTAGCCCGCGTCGCCGAGGTCGCCGACCAGGACGTACCGCCGACCTCCCACCCGCTGCCCCTGACGAACGTCATGCGCGCGGACGAGGTCCGACCCTCGCTCACCCCCGAGCAGGCGCTGTCCGGTGCCCCGGCCCATGAACAGCAGCGTTTCAAGGTCCCGCAGATCCTGGGGGAGGACTGA
- a CDS encoding putative bifunctional diguanylate cyclase/phosphodiesterase — protein sequence MESSERAAPDGRVRARRTPGAWLIGRRPPTHPDMPVTQATRTYPDTEPGPHHGSWPFLAVAVVPLAALVLGAGAYSAISGNRALFPTGKAGWSLAVLTGLIVGHLVALGRGRWWGGTGSGSALTLAVLLLYGWIPAGMVSLTVVVLVGVARRNRWRQGLLHGAVDILGIGAGALALGACGLVPTVEEPWLPETWDLYAALEVVLAAATYLAVTRLLLWYVHAPQASGLPTVARTALMRQALVGAALLGIAPLICVVAIAMPILLPLFVVPLIALDSTLWIARARAEEQLRDPLTKLPNRQWLLERTWAALDDAERIGARSALMLIDLDRFRSVNDTLGHLAGDRLLLQIADRLRLALPRGAEAARLGGDEFAVLLPIADSTTSATRVARSVVTALGSPLDLDGLTLVLEASAGLAVFPDHALDAEGLLRRADVAMYQAKRDRTGVEVYESKRDSNTPDRLGLLGDLRRALDAGDVQLHYQPKVRFDGQVAGLEALVRWVHPERGRVPPDEFIAIAESSGLMPHLTEYVLEIALGQVARWRAQGLRVPVAVNVSPRDVHTPGFAGSVAARLARHGVPPSALQLEITEHVLLEDPQRAADTLAGLTGHGVKMSLDDFGTGYSSLVHLRRLPVSELKIDRSFVARLAFDNEDAEIVRCTVDLAHSLGLLVVAEGVEDDETWERLRDLGCDAVQGWLVAAAMPSDEATAWLLARGSRGWQRPKAAVRSTAEDQE from the coding sequence ATGGAATCGAGCGAGAGAGCCGCCCCGGACGGACGCGTGCGCGCCCGCCGGACGCCCGGTGCCTGGCTCATCGGCCGCAGGCCGCCCACTCACCCCGACATGCCTGTCACCCAGGCCACCCGTACCTACCCCGACACCGAACCGGGACCGCACCACGGGTCCTGGCCGTTCCTCGCCGTCGCGGTCGTCCCCCTCGCCGCGCTCGTCCTCGGCGCCGGGGCCTACAGCGCGATCAGCGGCAACCGGGCGCTGTTCCCCACCGGCAAGGCCGGCTGGTCCCTCGCCGTCCTCACCGGACTCATCGTCGGCCACCTCGTCGCACTCGGCCGGGGCCGCTGGTGGGGCGGCACGGGCTCCGGCTCCGCCCTGACCCTCGCGGTGCTGCTGCTCTACGGCTGGATTCCCGCCGGGATGGTCAGTCTCACCGTCGTCGTCCTCGTCGGGGTGGCCCGCCGCAACCGCTGGCGGCAGGGATTACTGCATGGTGCCGTCGACATCCTCGGCATAGGCGCGGGCGCGCTCGCGCTCGGCGCGTGCGGTCTGGTGCCCACCGTCGAGGAGCCATGGCTGCCCGAGACCTGGGACCTCTACGCCGCGCTGGAGGTCGTCCTCGCCGCCGCGACCTATCTGGCGGTCACCCGGCTGCTGCTCTGGTACGTCCACGCCCCGCAGGCGTCCGGACTGCCGACGGTCGCCCGTACCGCCCTGATGAGGCAGGCCCTCGTGGGGGCGGCGCTGCTCGGCATCGCACCGCTCATCTGTGTCGTGGCCATCGCCATGCCGATCCTGCTGCCCCTGTTCGTCGTCCCGCTGATAGCGCTCGACTCCACCCTGTGGATCGCCCGCGCCCGCGCCGAGGAACAGCTCCGCGACCCGCTGACCAAACTGCCCAACCGCCAGTGGCTGCTCGAACGCACCTGGGCCGCGCTCGACGACGCCGAACGCATCGGGGCGCGCTCCGCGCTCATGCTCATCGACCTCGACCGCTTCCGTTCCGTCAACGACACCCTCGGCCATCTCGCCGGTGACCGGCTGCTGCTCCAGATCGCCGACCGGCTCCGGCTCGCGCTGCCCCGCGGCGCGGAGGCCGCGCGGCTCGGCGGCGACGAGTTCGCCGTACTGCTGCCCATCGCGGACTCCACGACCTCCGCGACCCGGGTCGCCCGCTCGGTCGTCACCGCCCTCGGTTCGCCGCTCGACCTCGACGGACTCACCCTCGTCCTGGAGGCCAGCGCCGGACTCGCCGTCTTCCCCGACCACGCCCTCGACGCGGAGGGGCTGCTGCGGCGGGCCGACGTCGCCATGTACCAGGCCAAGCGCGACCGCACTGGGGTGGAGGTGTACGAGTCGAAGCGCGACTCCAACACCCCCGACCGGCTCGGCCTCCTCGGGGACCTGCGGCGCGCGCTGGACGCGGGGGACGTCCAACTGCACTATCAGCCCAAGGTGCGGTTCGACGGACAGGTCGCCGGACTGGAGGCCCTGGTGCGCTGGGTGCACCCGGAACGCGGGCGGGTCCCCCCGGACGAGTTCATCGCCATCGCCGAGTCGTCCGGGCTGATGCCGCACCTCACGGAGTACGTGCTGGAGATCGCGCTCGGGCAGGTCGCCCGCTGGCGTGCGCAGGGGCTGCGGGTGCCCGTCGCGGTGAATGTGTCGCCCCGTGACGTCCACACCCCCGGCTTCGCCGGATCGGTCGCCGCGCGGCTCGCGCGCCACGGGGTGCCGCCGTCCGCCCTGCAACTGGAGATCACCGAGCATGTGCTGCTGGAGGACCCGCAGCGGGCCGCGGACACGCTGGCCGGGCTGACCGGGCACGGGGTGAAGATGTCCCTGGACGACTTCGGGACGGGGTACTCGTCCCTCGTCCATCTGCGGCGGCTGCCGGTCAGCGAGCTGAAGATCGACCGGTCGTTCGTCGCGCGGCTCGCCTTCGACAACGAGGACGCGGAGATCGTGCGCTGCACGGTGGATCTCGCGCACTCGCTGGGGCTGCTCGTCGTGGCGGAGGGGGTCGAGGACGACGAGACGTGGGAGCGGTTGCGCGATCTCGGCTGTGACGCGGTCCAGGGGTGGCTCGTCGCCGCGGCGATGCCGTCCGACGAGGCGACGGCGTGGTTGCTGGCGCGGGGGTCCCGCGGGTGGCAGCGGCCGAAGGCCGCGGTGCGGTCCACCGCGGAGGACCAGGAGTAA
- the ligA gene encoding NAD-dependent DNA ligase LigA, producing the protein MAGDQDAQPGSVPVQARQQHARLAGEIEDHRFKYYVKDQPVVSDAEFDRLMRDLEALEDEYPELRTPESPTQQVSVAYETDLAEVRHRERMLSLDNAFDDAGLDAWAERIARDVGTTDYHFLCELKVDGLAVNLTYEDGRLTRAATRGDGRTGEDITPNVRTIAEIPHRLQGDDIPALVEIRGEVYFPMEAFQALNERRVKAGEKPYANPRNSASGSLRQKDPKVTATLPLHMVVHGIGAHEGLRISRLSEAYELLRGWGLPTARHNEVADSVEGVRAFIARYGKNRHSMEHEIDGVVVKLDEIPLQGRLGSTSRAPRWAIAWKYPPEEVNTKLINIRIGIGRTGRATPYAQVEPVVVAGSEVEFATLHNQDVVKAKDVRVGDTVVIRKAGDVIPEILSHVPELRDPDAPEFEMPTHCPECGTKLEPAKEGDIDWRCLNARGCPAQLRERLFYLAGRKSLDIDHFGYVSAAALTKPLEPAEPPLKDEGDLFDLTIEQLLPIKAYVLDPDSGLPKRDPETGEEKVATVFANQEGEPRKNAVAMLESIAAARSRPLARFLTGLSIRHVGPVAAEALAREFRSIDRLAEATEEQLVATDGVAGTTASAVKQWFAEDWHQEIVRKWKAAGAGMEDAGAGEDEGPRPLQGLTVVVTGTLTGHTRDGAKEALQSQGAKVTGSVSKKTAFVVVGDNPGSKFDKAMQLKVPVLNEEGFAVLLEQGPEAAAEAALPPEEETPAGTSADTSTETPAEPAQESPDAPAGTPAGGTEETPAGE; encoded by the coding sequence GTGGCCGGCGACCAGGACGCACAGCCCGGATCGGTGCCCGTGCAGGCGCGGCAGCAGCACGCCCGTCTCGCCGGAGAGATCGAGGACCACCGCTTCAAGTACTACGTGAAGGACCAGCCCGTCGTCAGCGACGCCGAGTTCGACCGGCTGATGCGGGATCTGGAGGCCCTGGAGGACGAGTACCCGGAGCTGCGCACCCCCGAGTCGCCCACCCAGCAGGTCTCCGTCGCCTACGAGACCGATCTCGCCGAGGTGCGCCACCGCGAGCGGATGCTGTCCCTCGACAACGCCTTCGACGACGCCGGGCTGGACGCCTGGGCCGAGCGCATCGCCCGGGACGTGGGCACCACGGACTACCACTTCCTGTGCGAGCTGAAGGTCGACGGGCTCGCCGTGAACCTCACCTACGAGGACGGCAGACTGACCCGTGCCGCCACCCGCGGCGACGGCCGCACCGGCGAGGACATCACGCCCAACGTCCGCACGATCGCCGAGATCCCGCACCGTCTCCAGGGCGACGACATCCCCGCGCTGGTCGAGATCCGCGGCGAGGTGTACTTCCCCATGGAGGCGTTCCAGGCGCTGAACGAACGCCGGGTGAAGGCCGGTGAGAAGCCGTACGCCAACCCGCGCAACTCCGCCTCCGGATCGCTGCGCCAGAAGGACCCCAAGGTCACCGCGACGCTCCCGCTGCACATGGTCGTCCATGGCATCGGCGCCCACGAGGGCCTGCGGATCAGCCGCCTCTCCGAGGCGTACGAGCTGCTGCGTGGCTGGGGTCTGCCCACCGCCCGGCACAACGAGGTCGCGGACTCCGTCGAGGGTGTCCGCGCGTTCATCGCCCGTTACGGCAAGAACCGCCACTCGATGGAGCACGAGATCGACGGTGTCGTCGTCAAGCTCGACGAGATCCCCCTCCAGGGCCGCCTCGGTTCCACCTCCCGCGCGCCCCGCTGGGCCATCGCCTGGAAGTACCCGCCGGAGGAGGTCAACACCAAGCTGATCAACATCCGCATCGGGATCGGCCGCACCGGCCGCGCCACCCCCTACGCGCAGGTGGAGCCGGTCGTCGTCGCCGGTTCGGAGGTGGAGTTCGCGACCCTCCACAACCAGGACGTCGTCAAGGCGAAGGACGTCCGCGTGGGGGACACCGTCGTCATCCGCAAGGCCGGGGACGTGATCCCCGAGATCCTCAGCCATGTCCCCGAGCTCCGCGACCCGGACGCCCCCGAGTTCGAGATGCCCACCCACTGCCCCGAGTGCGGCACGAAGCTGGAGCCCGCGAAGGAGGGTGACATCGACTGGCGCTGTCTGAACGCCCGCGGCTGCCCCGCCCAGTTGCGGGAGCGGCTGTTCTACCTCGCCGGACGCAAGTCCCTCGACATCGACCACTTCGGCTATGTCTCCGCCGCCGCCCTCACCAAGCCGCTGGAGCCCGCCGAGCCGCCGCTCAAGGACGAGGGCGATCTCTTCGACCTGACGATCGAGCAGCTGCTGCCCATCAAGGCGTACGTCCTCGACCCGGACAGCGGACTGCCCAAGCGGGACCCGGAGACCGGTGAGGAGAAGGTCGCCACGGTCTTCGCCAACCAGGAGGGCGAGCCCAGGAAGAACGCGGTCGCGATGCTGGAGAGCATCGCCGCCGCCAGGAGCCGCCCGCTGGCCCGCTTCCTCACTGGGCTGTCGATCCGTCATGTCGGACCCGTCGCCGCCGAGGCGCTCGCCCGGGAGTTCCGCTCCATCGACCGGCTCGCCGAGGCCACCGAGGAGCAGCTGGTCGCGACCGACGGGGTCGCGGGGACCACCGCGTCGGCCGTCAAGCAGTGGTTCGCCGAGGACTGGCACCAGGAGATCGTGCGCAAGTGGAAGGCCGCCGGTGCCGGGATGGAGGACGCGGGCGCCGGGGAGGACGAGGGCCCCAGGCCCCTCCAGGGCCTCACCGTCGTCGTCACGGGCACGCTGACGGGTCATACCCGTGACGGGGCCAAGGAAGCGCTCCAGAGCCAGGGCGCCAAGGTGACCGGATCGGTGTCCAAGAAGACGGCGTTCGTCGTGGTCGGTGACAATCCGGGGTCGAAGTTCGACAAGGCCATGCAACTGAAGGTGCCGGTTCTGAACGAGGAGGGCTTCGCGGTCCTCCTCGAACAGGGCCCCGAGGCCGCGGCGGAGGCAGCCCTTCCGCCGGAGGAGGAAACCCCGGCCGGGACCTCCGCCGACACCTCGACCGAGACCCCGGCGGAACCCGCGCAGGAGAGCCCCGACGCCCCCGCCGGGACCCCCGCGGGCGGCACGGAGGAGACACCCGCCGGGGAGTGA